The genome window gactccaccttcttctataatatctcgtataaagtgatatcgaacatcaatgtgcttcgtccttccatgataaacttggttcttttcTAATTGGATAGCACTCTGACTATCACAAAATAGTATGATGCTTTCTTGACCAATATCAAGCTCTCTAAGCAAcccttgaagccaaattgcctcctttacAGCCTCTGTaattgccatgtactctgcctcagtagtagacaaagcaaccgttgactgcaaagtagacttccaactaactggtgcattTGTAAAAGTAaaaacataaccagtagttgatctatgcttgtccaaatcacccgcataatatgagtcacaatatccaaccagATATTGAATATCTTCCTGCTCAAAAATTAATCCAACATCTACAATATTACGAATATACCGCAGAATCCATTTTACAACTTTCCAATGCTCCTTTCGTGGATCATGCATTTACCTGCTTACAACTCCGATAGCATGTGAAATATCAAGTCTTGTGCAAACCATTTCATACATTAAGCTACCAATGACATTCTCATATGGTACTCTTGACATATACTCTCGTTCAACTTTATTCTTCGGCGACATAGCATCACTAAGCTTAAAGTGAGGAGCAAGAAGAGTGCTAGCCAACTTCGTGTTGTCATTCATTCCTAATCGATCATTCCAAATCGATCGATTAATCTCTTCATGTATTCTCTATGAGATAGATAGAGTTTCTTTGAATGTCTATCTctttttatctccatgccaagtaTTTTCTTCACCTCacccaaatccttcatctcaaACTCTTTTTTCAGTTAAATCAtcaacttctcaatttcctcttgacttttagaagctatcaacatatcatcaacgtataggagaagatatatgaaGGTTCCGTCTTCATGCTTGTGTAAATACACACAATtatcatattttcttcttttatacttctgccgcaacataaacttatCAAATCGTTTGTagcattgtctagaagattgttttaATCCGTACAATGATTTTTCATGTTTGCACACCATATTTTACTTTCCAACAACTTTGAATCCTTGTGGCTGAGTCATATAGATTTCTTCTTCCAAGTCTCCATGTAAAAATGCAGTTTTTACATctaactgaactagttccaaattcaattgtgctaccaaagccaacaaaacTCTAATGGAGTAGTGTTTCACGACTGGAGAAAATACCTCATTGTAAttaattccctccttttgagcgtACCCTTTGGCCACCAATATTGCTTTGTAGCAAagatcttcttggttaggaaatccttctttctttgcaaatacccatttgcacccaattgctttcttttCCTTCGGGAGATTGTCCAATTTCCATATGCGATtatgatgaagggactgcatttcttcattcatgacaATTCTCCACTTATCTGCTTCTAAACTTTGGACTatgtctttataagtggtagaaACACCATCAGCTACTGTCTCTATGAGACAAACATGTGtctttattgttctttttggcttactggttgctattgattcaagttgttgttgggGTTCCAGAGTTGGAATCTCCCCTTCCACTGACTCTTCTTCCAGGGGAGAATCTTCTATTTTTTTCTCGTTTTcttaattttccctcaaacttcacctgctttgaagcaccatcagtttgtttgacatcttcaactgtcaccttatctgttatggcagattcatcaaaggtaacatctctgctgaatataatattttttgtctctggacaccataagcggtatcctttgactccagaagtaatccccataaatatagctttctttgctctcggatccaattttaaCTCTTTcccatgatagtatgcaattgagccaaataCATGCAAAAAATTATAATCTTCAGCAGGTTtttcataccatttttcaaatggtgtcttgccaccaatagcagcagatggtagacgattaatgagatgacatgcatatgttattgcctcagcccaaaattctttgcccaagccagcattggacaacatacaccgaaccttctccagcaaagtccggttcatacgttctgccactccattctatTATGGTGTATTTATGATGGTGAAATGTATCAAAATGCCATCATATTCACAAATCTTATTGTAAAGATTATTTTTGTATTCTCCACCATTGTTTGTGCGAAGACACTTTATCTTTCTGCCTGTTTGAGTCTCTATTATcgccttccatttgagaaaattcccaacacctcatctttggtttttatcgtatacacccacactctccgaaaaaagtcatcaataaaggttacaaaatagtgtttTCCACCTAATGAAGGTGTTTTAGAAGCACCCCAAATATCAGAGTGAACATAATCTAAAATACTTTTAGTATTATGGATTGCtgttccaaatttaacccttgtttgTTTCCACTTgacacaatgctcacaaaactccaaatttcaaGTCTAtactccttttaacaatccttgatctgataaatttttcaaggattttcctccacATGTCCCAAGCACATGTGCCATAgcttggttgcttctgcctctttggtATCACTGGATatcactgttgctgtcccaataactgtattACTGTGATAGTAGTACATGTTATTCTTTCGCCGAAttcccttcattaccactagtgcaccagaGTATATTCTCATTACCCCATTTTATGCAATGACTTTGAGGCCCTTTGACTCTAGGGCTCCTATAAAAATGAGAGTTTTCTTCAATTCCAGTAtgtatcgaacatctgttaatgttctgatcaatcCATCATGGTTCCTTAATTGAATTGAACCAATACCATATGCGGTAAGAGGATTATCATTTGCGATGTGAATAACTCcacattctccttcttgaaaatcaaCGAACCAGTCcctgttgggacacatatgatagctacaacaTGAATCCATCAGCCATatgtcagatggtttgaatggctCAATTGTAACTAGTGAGAAATCAGACtcgtcacaatcagctacatttgaatccatgacAACCTTCCCATTGTTAGGTTTGGCCTTGTTTTTCAACTTTGGACAGTCTTTCTTTCAGTGCCTCTTTTCTCGGCAAAAGGCGAGGTCTTGATCTTGACTTTGATGTTCCTTTCTTCATTCTCATCTGGTTTTGAAAACGACCTCTCACAACCAGTGCTTCTCCTTATCCACTCTTTtgcttttctctctttctttgttcataaCTGTATAAGGCAGAACAAACTTCTTTGAGAGATACTTCATCATTCCCATGAAGTAGAGTTGTTTCGAGGTGCTAGTACTCATCGGGAAGTGAACTTAATAATATTAAGGCCATatctccatcactaaaagtcaCATCCATATTCTGTAAATCTGTCGCCAACTGATTAAAACTGGCGATATGATCATTCATTATAGTACTATGAACATATGTGAAGCGTAACAATCTTTTTTTCATATAAAGTTTATTTTGAttgtttttcttcaagaatttatcctccaatgcattccacaatttacttgcagaagtttctttTGTGTATGGATACTTCTGTTCTCTTGCGAGGTAAGATCGAATGGTACCACAAGCAACGCGGTTGATAATCTTCCAATCTTATTCTATGATATTGTCTGGTTTCTTTTCTTCTATGGCAATATCTAGCCTTTGCTGAAAAAGGACATCAAGAACCTCAACTTGCCACATCctaaaatgtcctgacccgtcaaaaatttcaacTGCAAATTTTGCATTTGACATGATTCATGTTATAAGAAAAGATGCCAACGACGTATTACTGACATCCGATGTGGactctttatttttattatctccCATTTATGCTACAAATACTATTTATTTGCTGACAGTACAGAAtaccaaaataatttttttctgatgtggaagttcagactatgctgcaaccacagagtaTACTCAGATagaaccttggctctgataccaattgttgcggaagacgaatatatagagagtgattaaatcacaattactatatctaaaggtagctaataaatagtaaatgagacaataataaaaagaacaccaaaaattaacgaggttcgacaaaatttgatttttgcctaGTTCTCGAACACAATAACTCAaactttatttcactccaaaaatacaagtgaaatactatAAGAGAGAAAGAcgattcaaatgccttaggagataagaaggcaagtgagagataTTTTCAAATGAACAAAACtcttgctatttatagaagagaaattgccttaataatgtcatgcatgacatcacaTTAAGTGTGACCATGCAATGTAAATGCTGTTAGAAAAATAAATATATCCCGCTCAGGAATAATATCCACggtaaataataataacataaggGAGTAAAAATAACATCAGCTATTTTAACGGGGTAAAATATAATACCCGAGCGGAGCAATGTTATCACTATAATATTACCACTTAGTAGTGTCAAGGGACTACTACAACTTCGGAAGAAATAACGCTCTCTATTTTAAACAcatcactacaatattactcacactcactatttatctcacatacTACAATCcatggattactctctctaacttctattacTTTTCTCTTATTTTGGTGTGCTTACAATGAGGAGGAAACgtctctatttatagagttttgTTGCTCACCAAAACCAATTAAAATTGGTTTGACACCTACTTTGCAGATTTGAAGATTGAAAATTTGTTACAAGTTGGTCTTGCTCCACCGCCCAAGCAGCAAATCAAACCaatttaatttttgttttctttttttttttaaatttctttttattCAAATGGGTCCCACAAATCTTtcccttaattttgattttttattttcgtTACAAGTCTTGATCTCAGTCTCTAAAAATTTTCAAACTTGAGAGGCTTTGTAAAGATATCTGCAACTTGGTCATGAGATTTCACATATTTGAGCTCAACCTCTTTCTTGGCAATGCATTCTCTGATGAAGTGATACCTTGTGTCAATATGCTTGCTTTGATCATGTTATACCGGATTCTTTGCGAGTGCCTGTGCGGATTTGTTGTCAATACAAATCTTTGTAGCTTCAATTTGTGGAAAATTAAGCTCCTTCAACAATCTTCTCAGCCAAATAACATGACATGTACAAGATGTTGTTGCTATATATTCAGCTTCATAAGTCGAGAGAGTAATAGTGGattgtttctttgaactccaagaaataacagaatcacccaagaaaaatacaaagccagttgtgctttttctatcatcaatatctcctgcataatcactatcacaaaatcctataaggttgaaatcactagaagaagaataaaatagcccaaagtcaatcgtaccttttaggtaacgaagaattcttctagtgacCTTTAAGTGAGTGGATGTAGGAGCTTCTATAAAGCGGCTTACTACTCCAACTGTAAAGAGTATATCTGAActggtacaagtcaagtacctcaaacttcccaCAAGCCTTTTAAAAAATATGGGATCCACTTTTTCTCCTTCATtaaacttggacaattttgtccTACTTTCCATCGGTGTGTTCACGGggttgcaatcgagcatgttgaacttcttcaatatCTCTTTTGTATAACTTTCTTGAGAGATAAAAATTTCATCCTCTatctgcttcacttctaggccTAGGTAGCATGACATGTGCCCTACGTCTGTCATCTTGAACTCACgagacatatctttcttaaaagtTTCAAACAATCTTGGGTTATTACCCGTGAAAATAAGATCGTCAACATGAAGACAAACAAGTAATATATCTCtattagtatgaactttaaggtaaagagcatattcatggagacaacgagtaaaccGATTTTCTTGAAAATACTTATCGATGCAACTATTCCTTGCTCGTGGGGCTTGCTTTAATCAatataaagctttcttcaaccgcaacactttatcttcatggtttttgatgacaaagcccaatggttgttcaatatagactttttatTCAAGATATCCATTCAAGAAGGTTGACTTGACatctagttgatggatcttccacttTATTTGCGCCGCCAAAGAGATGAGCAAATGAATCATCTCCATGCGGGCAACAGGTGCATAGACTTCTTCATAATCAATGCCTTACCTTTGTTTGTAGTCTTTAGCCACAAGTCATGCATTGTATCTCTCCACATCTCCATCAGCATTCTTCTTTGTCTTGTATATCCATTTTACTCTAATTGTGCGATGACCCTTGGGAAgagttgttaactcccaagtgttgttcttctctattgaaTCGATCTCCTCCTTCATGGATTGTCTCCACCTTTTGTCTGTAACAacttcatcaaagttcattggttcactgtcatcaaagagacaatataaaaaatcaaaattagtaacttcttctGTGTCCTCATAGATCTCTTAAATACTCATTGTACTTTGCGGCTGTTCATTTGAACTTTCTTGAGAAGAGGGAGATGCAACATTGGTTGGAGAAGGAGGTGGAGTTGTATCCTGCACATGTCCCACAgtctctggttcttcttcatcaccaaagtaTGGAAGAGAATCATATGAAGTTGCATCCCGagcttcccaattccatgccaagTCTACATCAAATTCAACATCTCAATTTACCACCACCTTGCCGCTACTTGGGTTGTATagcttgtagccttttgaactcatATCATAGTCAAAAAAATACATGCTTTACACTTCGATCGTCAAGTTTCGCTCTCCCTTGATGTGGCACATAAGCATAGGCTATGCTCCCGaagattctcaagtgcttgacacttggCTTTCTTCCACTCCATGCTTCTTAATGGGtttgatgtaacgacccaaccgttcattttgagtattataaccccgttcccctatttactgctcaatttatgctttacagttgttttatgacttaccggattagttAGTTCGAGTCCGAAAGTatttcggggtgaaatgagacatttagtctcataattgaaaacttaagttggaaaatgttaattggatgttgacttatgtgtaaacgatccctgatttgaattttgatgattccaatagctccgtatggtaattttggacttaggagcgcgtccgaaaaattatttgaaggtccgtagtggaattaggcttgaaatggcgaaagtcgaattttcaaaaatttgaccggggggttgactttttgatatcggcatcggaatttgattttggaaatgggaatagctttgttatatcatttatgacttgtgtgcaaaatttgaagtcattccggattgatttgacatgtttcgacacaagatatagaatttgaaagttcaaagttcatagattttgaattggggtatgattcgctgttttgatgttgtttaatgtgattacAGGCCTCAAGTAACTCCgtggtatgttttaggacttgttggtgtatttggttgaggtcccgggggcctcgggcgagttcCAGATGATTAgcggatcaaaaattggagttGTGAGGTTGCTGAAGCTGTAtcccttctggtgtgatcgcacctgcgagggtcttggccgcaggtgcgatgccgcaggtgcagcagctcgagcgcaggtgcggagttggagggtgtcatcagaggtcgcaggtgcgatgggatttctgcacctgcgattgcgcagatgcgggcagggattcgcagaagcagaatatggtgaggaagccgggcagtgcaggtgcgacatttttccGCTGaagcaggtgcgagcccaggctccgcagtgcgaaaagcctgggcagaaccctttaagttcgaggatTCGATATTTTCactcattttcgaattttggagctcgatttgggcgattttggagaggaatatttccacacaacttggggtaagtgttcttgactccctcttgattatatttcatgaattaatcttcatttttggtgtatgattatcgaatcttcaagagaaatcgaaggaaattcctataatttcataaaataatttttttagttttgaacatcgatttggagtcggaattgagtgaaattagtatggttgaacttgtaattggatgggttgtcgtattttgtgagtttcgtcggattctgagacgtgggccccacgagcgggttttggagtgtaatttcggattttgtgggaaaatattagtattttgatatggaattaaatcctataattttgtggactgaatcaaattaattatggctagatttgagccgttcgaaagttgatacgcgcagaatgaaatttctggagcgttgtttagcttgctcgacattgatattggcttgttcgaggtaagtaactcttctaatcttggagctgagggtttgaactctgattatacgtgttatgtatttggtgttgaggtgacgcacatgctaggtgacgggcgtgtgggcgtgcgccgTGTGAACTATGacagttatttctgtggtactgtataGTAAtttgaacttgtctgaaatcatgaaatctctacgtactagaatTATCAAAATGTGATTGATGCTATAAACTATGTTTAGACTACATGTCTATCCTGTtaggacccaccgaggtcatttttgctgttgagttatctgctttcattgcattacatactcagtcatatgcatttaaatgcatatcatatctcagtctctgttgttatttattgatacatcatatcatcatttttgggctataatcatgacattgtgatcccatgagagagagactggagagattgatgacagagtgaggccgatggcttgattgattctgatattgatactgatttatgatagcgcttgggatgaaggagcccctccggagtctgcacacacccccagtgagcgcggttgatattattgagggatggatcttccctggatatggatcttgtctgaagtaTTATATACCTaaagatggatcttctccacgggctagattggccctactcggtacgagtgactgatgatcagttgatgtgtatattccgggatggatcttccctgggccggattggccatatacagtaccgagtgattgggcatgatgagtgaaatgtgtgagaaagggaaattgagtactctgagagtgtgagtacatgagttcatctctgagatacattgcattgacatgaaCACATgccatacatgcatagagatgtatttccctcatgctgtacggtatcacatcattcatgatttctcacacatgttgacagatgggcatagtgatgcatttgttttacactggttatctggaaagaaaatgaaacatcttatttattattgaaagaattttgggaaaattattgttttcaaacttttcatatttttggcaacttcggtaaactatttgggttttcattgatgtacttgaaaggcagaactattttcagaaatcatatttttgttgagcatttgatcgttaagttacttctggtatttcttattttatgttgttatgaattattgttgattattgaagttggacccgaccttggtacaagctcgtcactacttttaacctaaggttaggtttgttacttattgagtacatggggtcggttgtactcatactacacttctgcaccttgcgtgcagatattggccgttgatgttgctgcgttcgttgggagctggatctgaagatgtacttgcgttctgcttgtagctgtctcttgttcatggtagccttagatttataaaaatctgttcatgtacatttcgaacagatgatgtattatttcataccagttttgtaaattttattcttagaagctcatgatttgtactaccagtttttggggaatgtataagattaagatttttctttacttaaattgtttaaataattattattggaattggatatttgataattggcttacctagcgggttgggttaggtaccatcacgactagtcggattttgggttatgacaaggtggtatcagagctctaggttcataggttctacaagtcatgagcaagtgtctagtagagtcttgtggatcggtatgatgacgtccatacttatcttcgagaggctacatggcatttaggatatatactttccatctttctttccttatcgtgctaaattgatttagcttgaaacataactctttgaattccttctacgcattcgtatgcgcacatgagtgctcggtatcagttgtgcatcgctggcttgtgattaTATAAACGAAGTTCGAGATATGTATACTATATTTTGGTGattggccagtctggaggacttgaggccatggttagactgcagcttgagctcggtagcttgAGTTGTAACtcgtacatttggactcatatgtccggtaatgtccctacgagtggaatttgtggctcgatgagcggtgaaatggctttgtgacgagtatgatgtaactgcggaatgtgttaagacgatttgaatgtggtgagaagtgtttccttgaagtgtaaaggaaggccattgggtgcttgatttttgttttgatgtgacgtacagtctcgagtgtgaatgttttgaaagatctttcacgttgttaaattttggggcaaattaaattctcatgtttgcttaatgagtttggactcagatagactaagtgatttcatagtaattgtggctacgaaagggtataacaagatgccaatttgagactaagcaggtgggttatctcctgcggagtaatctacgtaggtatgctttttatgatgtgaatagagagtttcttttcttccagcggggtgtatgtgtagatacttgaatttgaatctggttgagaaagttgacttgagtgttaagggaatggatgcgagcttagcagaccattgaggtatttttatggttggcatggTATGAAcgtgagaagaattttcgttgaactgactacggtattaaagcagtaatagagtatgggtattgtgagttatcgagtgttttaatctatggctttaagccaagtgggggagcctgctattgacaattcaatttcatggttatatgtaaaggtttagttttgggctgaggcatacttgtgggttagttatgacttgcagaggtggagttcgagaatgactcgagtaaggacatttctggatacgggttatattgcgctttataagtatatgaaaatcgtgggatgagtgagttgttatttgtaaatgatgtagtgcacacggagtatgagtttgataggtggtattaaagtagagttacttctttgagtgttgttgtgctaatggggcacgtgtcttttggctcATTT of Nicotiana tomentosiformis chromosome 7, ASM39032v3, whole genome shotgun sequence contains these proteins:
- the LOC138895597 gene encoding uncharacterized mitochondrial protein AtMg00810-like encodes the protein MSREFKMTDVGHMSCYLGLEVKQIEDEIFISQESYTKEILKKFNMLDCNPVNTPMESRTKLSKFNEGEKVDPIFFKRLVGSLRYLTCTSSDILFTVGVVSRFIEAPTSTHLKVTRRILRYLKVEIFDGSGHFRMWQVEVLDVLFQQRLDIAIEEKKPDNIIE